In a single window of the Streptomyces sp. CGMCC 4.7035 genome:
- a CDS encoding multicopper oxidase family protein, with protein sequence MAVVGAGSLMAAGSFATTALAAQPTSCGPSPAVTPFIDNVQQPPVAAPDRRHQRGLGGHDDDRLRYTLTVDVHNTHKFSSAWGPTRTLGYSTANATVDYLGPTIVTREGRPIKVRVVNNLPAAGTPVFPFDQPNNNNTITTHRHGGLQPVKSDGVPAPNGVEVPPGGSQTNHYPNDQAAAPLWYHDHADAMDSYHVYEGLAGLAPNTDKRERSFGLPRGDFAKSYVLQDKSFNADYSLCYTHADPEFFGDLPVINGTIAPKQNVEPRRYTFTLVNGSDSRFYHLSLQQVGGAPSGPPAMTVVGNDEGYLLHPAPVRDLLIAPGERYRVVVDFTGHNSQKWVLANDAPAPYPGPNAAPLIPRLMRFDVGPHVTSPDHSRVPKKIRETNNTEPLARTLREARLRTVQAGENTPGVPQIGDKKQLLNYFDPPTEKPQLGSTEVWAMRNHSPDAHPFHEHIVELRLVGRWHVGQWDANGRPVPGTIGPFEPAAAYESGPKDTFVSPPDFITAWVGTYTIPGTSVWHCHILSHEDGASTGGAIEMMRPLAVGKKPQRQLPYVATLRRLDTLVRKL encoded by the coding sequence ATGGCTGTCGTCGGGGCCGGGTCGCTGATGGCGGCTGGATCGTTCGCGACCACCGCGCTTGCTGCTCAGCCTACGTCCTGCGGCCCCTCGCCCGCGGTGACGCCTTTCATCGATAATGTGCAGCAGCCGCCGGTTGCCGCACCAGACAGGCGCCACCAGCGCGGGTTGGGAGGGCACGACGACGACCGACTGCGGTACACGCTCACGGTGGACGTACACAACACCCACAAATTCAGCAGCGCGTGGGGGCCGACCAGGACGCTGGGTTACAGCACGGCCAACGCCACCGTGGACTACCTCGGGCCGACGATCGTCACCCGGGAGGGCCGCCCCATCAAGGTGCGGGTCGTCAACAACCTGCCCGCAGCGGGCACGCCTGTCTTTCCCTTCGACCAGCCGAACAACAACAACACCATCACCACACACCGCCATGGCGGTCTCCAGCCTGTGAAAAGCGACGGTGTCCCTGCACCCAACGGAGTGGAAGTCCCACCAGGTGGGTCGCAGACGAATCACTATCCGAACGACCAGGCTGCGGCGCCCTTGTGGTACCACGACCACGCCGATGCGATGGACTCGTACCACGTCTATGAGGGCTTGGCAGGGCTGGCGCCCAACACCGACAAGCGGGAGCGTTCGTTCGGGCTGCCGCGGGGTGATTTCGCCAAGTCCTACGTGCTTCAGGACAAGTCGTTCAACGCCGACTATTCGCTGTGCTACACGCACGCAGACCCGGAATTCTTCGGCGACCTCCCCGTGATCAATGGGACCATCGCACCCAAGCAGAACGTGGAGCCGAGACGTTATACCTTCACCCTGGTCAACGGTTCCGACTCTCGCTTCTATCACCTGAGCCTCCAGCAGGTCGGCGGTGCTCCTTCGGGCCCCCCGGCGATGACCGTGGTCGGCAATGACGAGGGCTACTTGCTGCATCCCGCTCCCGTCAGAGACCTGCTCATCGCCCCCGGAGAGCGATACAGGGTGGTCGTCGACTTCACCGGCCACAACTCGCAGAAGTGGGTGCTGGCCAACGACGCTCCCGCGCCCTACCCGGGGCCGAACGCAGCGCCGCTGATTCCTCGGCTGATGCGATTCGACGTGGGCCCCCATGTGACGTCTCCGGACCATTCACGAGTGCCAAAGAAAATCCGGGAGACCAACAACACCGAGCCACTCGCTCGCACGCTGAGGGAGGCTCGTCTCCGAACGGTTCAGGCCGGCGAGAACACGCCTGGCGTGCCCCAGATCGGGGACAAGAAGCAGCTGCTCAACTACTTCGACCCGCCCACCGAGAAGCCCCAACTCGGGTCCACGGAAGTTTGGGCCATGCGCAACCACAGCCCGGACGCGCATCCCTTCCATGAACACATCGTCGAACTCCGGCTGGTTGGACGATGGCACGTCGGGCAGTGGGATGCCAACGGCAGGCCCGTGCCGGGCACCATCGGACCCTTCGAACCGGCAGCCGCCTACGAATCCGGCCCCAAGGACACCTTTGTGTCCCCTCCGGATTTCATCACCGCCTGGGTCGGCACATACACCATCCCGGGAACCTCAGTCTGGCACTGCCACATCCTTTCCCACGAGGACGGCGCTTCGACAGGCGGCGCCATCGAGATGATGCGCCCTCTGGCTGTTGGCAAGAAGCCGCAACGCCAACTGCCCTACGTAGCCACGCTGCGACGACTCGACACACTGGTGCGCAAGCTGTAG